Genomic segment of Terriglobales bacterium:
CATGTCGGCAAGCGGCATCGCGTAAACATAGACGGCGTTCATGACAACGTAGAGCACGGTGACGATCGCGATACCGAGCACGAGCGAGCGCGGTATGGAGCGCTCGGGTTGTTTCACTTCGCCTGCGACCCAGGAAACGTAAACCCAACCATCGTAAGTCCAGAAGACGGCGATGAAGGCAACGCCGAGAACGCTCATGAAACCGTAGAAGCCGCTGCCGAACGCTTCCGTTACACCGGCTGGAGCGAAGTTCGACCAGCTGCCTTTTCCAAAGATGAAACCGAAAATTATGAAAACGGCGAGTGCTGCGTATTTCAGCCAGGTGGCGGTGTTCTGGAGGATGACTGCGGGGCGGAGGCCGCGGACGTTGACGTAGGTCAGGAGCAGGATGGCGGAGACAGCCACGATGTCGCCGGTGGTGAGGTGCCACCGGCCGAGGGTGGCGAGGACGCGTTCGGAGGCGAGGGCGGGGAAGGCTTTTCCGAAGAATTTCGCGAAGGCGACGGCGATGGAGGCGATGCCTCCGCCGGCACCGGCGACGAACATCAGCCATCCGTACTGGAAGGCGAAGAAGTCACCGAAGGCTTCGCGGAGGTAGACGTACTGGCCTCCGGCTTCGGGGAACATGGCGCCGAGTTCGGCGAAGGCGAATCCGGCCATGAGCGAGACCAGGCCGCCGGCGATCCAGGCGGCGAAGAACCAGACGGGCGACGGGAGGGCGGCGGCGACATCGGACGGCGTGAGGAAGATGGCGCTGGCGACGACGCCTCCGACGATGAGGAGGACGGCGTCGTTGGGCGACATGCCGCGGACGAGGGTGGTCCGACTGCTGGCGTTCACATTTGTTTCGAGGTCGGCGGCCCCGGCGGACATGGAGTGTAACGGTAGAC
This window contains:
- a CDS encoding amino acid permease produces the protein MSAGAADLETNVNASSRTTLVRGMSPNDAVLLIVGGVVASAIFLTPSDVAAALPSPVWFFAAWIAGGLVSLMAGFAFAELGAMFPEAGGQYVYLREAFGDFFAFQYGWLMFVAGAGGGIASIAVAFAKFFGKAFPALASERVLATLGRWHLTTGDIVAVSAILLLTYVNVRGLRPAVILQNTATWLKYAALAVFIIFGFIFGKGSWSNFAPAGVTEAFGSGFYGFMSVLGVAFIAVFWTYDGWVYVSWVAGEVKQPERSIPRSLVLGIAIVTVLYVVMNAVYVYAMPLADMAKEGTLAEAAAIRLFSPAAAFWLSLVIAVSTLGGCSSNVLAGARISYAMGRDALFFRRMGEVHPRFRTPAIALIAQGIWSSAIAVTGTYDQLFTYTMFGLVLSYVACVIAMFALRRKQPNTPRPYKCFGYPWIPAAYVLLIGGWIVNTILERPREVYACLAVMAIGLPGYFYWKRART